From the genome of Geothrix sp. 21YS21S-4, one region includes:
- a CDS encoding ATP-dependent RecD-like DNA helicase translates to MAEFPNPLGALAGRGFAPEAWLRAAGDPAPILFAWELARIPADLDARERRKLHLLLSLLLTAQAQGSTRLPLTGSQMEELHRAFGEAPVDWAAFLDDPRLEVLVGGPEAGRPLVRWDGALATRRLVTAEARVREVLRARAARPALSVAVSDAVLAAPVPLNAEQRTAVAAAAQLPLAVITGGPGTGKTSILAALLRTLLEAGLEPEAIVLAAPTGKAVQRMGEAVRRVRPGGELPEPLTLHRLLGWDPRLRRFRRDAENPLRVDVLVVDEASMIGLELMDALLAALPAAARLVLVGDADQLPSVEAGTVFRDLVAGLPQAVSRLLHSHRLDAADPGGRAILEAARAIGEGRGPDLPMDGGDPEAPGIRVASGDDAGLRLFLRSWSERRPGELPLLQGEGGGLDAASVALLERQVTGWEAARLLCLLREGGLRSVAGLNAHLHAERTRAAGPRGTDAPFLPGEPVLARRNDYGRGLFNGDQGIVGLVRRDGAPRLEALFLRPDGPACFPLDAIQGSLEHAYALTVHQAQGSEYDHIALVLPGGDHPLLTREILYTALTRARRSVAVLGNPGLLAIGAARPLQRAGSLDLEG, encoded by the coding sequence GTGGCTGAGTTCCCCAATCCCCTGGGCGCCCTCGCGGGCCGCGGCTTCGCGCCGGAAGCGTGGCTGCGCGCCGCGGGGGATCCGGCGCCGATCCTGTTCGCCTGGGAGTTGGCGCGGATTCCCGCGGACCTCGACGCCCGGGAGCGACGGAAGCTGCACCTCCTCCTGAGCCTGCTGCTGACGGCTCAGGCCCAGGGCAGCACCCGCCTGCCGCTGACCGGATCGCAGATGGAGGAACTGCACCGGGCCTTTGGCGAGGCGCCCGTGGACTGGGCCGCCTTCCTGGACGACCCGCGCCTGGAGGTTTTGGTGGGCGGGCCGGAGGCGGGGCGGCCCCTGGTCCGTTGGGATGGCGCTCTCGCCACCCGTCGTCTCGTGACCGCGGAAGCCCGGGTTCGGGAGGTCCTCCGCGCGCGGGCGGCCCGGCCCGCGCTCTCCGTCGCGGTATCGGACGCGGTCCTCGCCGCGCCCGTGCCCCTCAATGCCGAACAGCGCACCGCGGTGGCTGCCGCCGCCCAACTGCCCCTTGCCGTGATCACCGGCGGGCCGGGGACGGGCAAGACCTCCATCCTGGCGGCGCTGCTCCGGACCCTGCTGGAAGCGGGGCTCGAGCCGGAGGCCATCGTCCTGGCCGCGCCCACCGGGAAGGCGGTCCAGCGCATGGGGGAGGCCGTGCGGCGCGTCCGACCGGGCGGGGAATTGCCCGAGCCCCTCACCCTCCACCGCCTGCTGGGCTGGGATCCGCGGTTGCGGCGCTTCCGGCGCGATGCCGAGAACCCCCTGCGGGTGGACGTCCTGGTGGTGGACGAGGCCAGCATGATCGGGCTGGAGCTGATGGACGCCCTCTTGGCCGCGCTTCCCGCCGCCGCGCGGCTGGTGTTGGTGGGCGACGCGGACCAGTTGCCCTCGGTGGAGGCGGGAACCGTGTTCCGCGATCTCGTGGCCGGGCTGCCCCAGGCCGTATCCCGTCTCCTCCACAGCCACCGGCTGGATGCCGCCGATCCCGGAGGTCGCGCCATCCTCGAAGCTGCCCGCGCCATCGGCGAAGGCCGGGGACCGGACCTGCCGATGGACGGCGGGGATCCGGAAGCGCCGGGCATTCGCGTCGCTTCCGGCGACGATGCGGGACTTCGTCTGTTCCTGCGGAGTTGGTCCGAGCGGCGGCCGGGAGAGCTGCCCCTCCTGCAGGGCGAAGGAGGCGGCCTGGACGCGGCCTCCGTCGCCTTGCTCGAGCGCCAAGTTACGGGCTGGGAGGCCGCGCGGCTGCTGTGCCTGCTGCGGGAAGGCGGACTCCGATCCGTGGCGGGCCTCAACGCCCACCTCCACGCGGAGCGGACGCGGGCTGCCGGACCGCGGGGAACCGACGCGCCGTTCCTTCCCGGCGAACCCGTCCTGGCGCGGCGGAACGACTACGGCCGCGGCCTGTTCAACGGCGATCAGGGGATCGTGGGCCTCGTGCGCCGCGACGGCGCGCCCCGCCTGGAGGCCCTGTTCCTGCGGCCGGATGGTCCGGCGTGTTTCCCCCTGGACGCGATCCAGGGGAGCCTGGAGCACGCCTACGCCCTCACCGTGCACCAGGCCCAGGGCTCGGAGTACGACCACATCGCGCTCGTCCTGCCCGGGGGCGATCACCCGCTGCTCACCCGGGAGATCCTCTACACCGCCCTCACCCGCGCCCGGCGGAGCGTGGCCGTCCTGGGGAACCCCGGGCTCCTGGCCATCGGCGCCGCGAGGCCGCTCCAGCGCGCCGGCTCCCTCGACCTGGAGGGCTGA
- a CDS encoding exodeoxyribonuclease V subunit gamma, whose protein sequence is MARLHYSNRTEALLERLAEGAAAHRAAEGPWEPLTIVVPNRNVQLWLQRGLADLLGIAANLRFLFLDQLWRDSLPVQEPPLRLLDRPAIQGQLLVLLGEADVLAGTAFGAYLEGDPGGRKAVQLSGRLARLFEEYLLSRPDWMARWEQGRAVGEDPREASQRRLWQALRTRLAGAQERWLALPEYVGSDLFPRGRFPATIHVFGLSQMARAYHLALRRLSLLRPLDLYILNPCEELWEDVVDPREAARMAREESEDPYGLLAADHLGLQRWGRPGRENIRLLNDLVDCDFEDHFREPDDPTLLARLQSDLLHRAPTVSAEPPLPADDSVRVQACASERREAEAVASAVWERVRTGGVRFSDLAVIVPPGRKAEYLDHLKAAFEACHRIPWVAGDEATLRMAELVDGAASLLRLPLSDFTRAEVLELVGHPALAARHPGAAGDWAGLCEELGVIRGLEACGAAEAPGDLWTWSMAARRLALGAVLPPGEVDLDGRMSDPVLPPEQGAAFLARVEGLLADARRLRDQRLSPSAWAAQLALVMGAHIGDLQADAASVARIQRGLLGLASLEIAGLPVPVLPYAAALDLALEALEGLKADRAAFGQGVMVASYAPMRALPFDAIFLMGLGEGVFPGQDARNPLDLRSGGRRAGDVSRPEQDRYLFLESLLCARRHLHLSFVRRDVLDGAPLEPSPLLDDLKELVTAAAGPKGWAALGHAPPVDRHDPKAFAPGGLPEFNPEALREARAAERGKIHRPEAPPVTAPFIPDLASRRLTFGQLRKWLCCPLQGSAAVRLDLRAEDEGAEEAAAREETPFESSLFDRRAWVREAFWETLAGEDADRALLRGWRRRVAAARAPVGPFAEAELVRARVLLGGWRALWAGGLPRVPRFGSGPSGGLPAEDHPPFRWGLDGSEGSFRMELEGALPPLGEEGFLFLSESEPPKPGRPPQDGDARALLSAWVGQAALRAQGLPGAARAVVLSVREGRAARWSLPLPDWTPETAEAKLRGWCGDLLAGDPGPLPLEALLAGTEDLEAWIGKALEEPEPRFSSLWGPIPAAALSPPAADWADRAERRLGDFLRACRQAGGDA, encoded by the coding sequence ATGGCCCGGCTCCACTATTCCAACCGCACCGAGGCGCTGCTGGAGCGGCTGGCCGAAGGCGCCGCCGCCCATCGGGCCGCGGAGGGCCCCTGGGAGCCCCTGACGATCGTGGTGCCCAACCGCAACGTCCAGCTGTGGCTCCAGCGGGGGCTGGCGGACCTCCTGGGGATTGCGGCCAACCTCCGCTTCCTGTTCCTGGACCAGCTGTGGCGGGACTCCCTTCCCGTCCAGGAGCCGCCCCTGCGCCTCTTGGATCGTCCCGCCATCCAGGGCCAGCTTCTCGTCCTGTTGGGGGAGGCCGACGTCCTGGCGGGAACGGCGTTCGGCGCCTACCTGGAAGGCGATCCCGGCGGCCGCAAAGCCGTCCAGCTCAGCGGGCGGCTGGCGCGGCTCTTCGAGGAATACCTGCTGTCGCGCCCGGACTGGATGGCCCGCTGGGAACAGGGTCGGGCGGTGGGCGAGGATCCTCGCGAGGCGTCCCAGCGGCGGTTGTGGCAGGCCCTCCGGACCCGGCTGGCGGGCGCGCAGGAGCGATGGCTCGCCCTGCCGGAGTACGTGGGCTCGGACCTGTTCCCGCGGGGGCGGTTTCCCGCCACCATCCACGTCTTTGGTCTGTCCCAGATGGCGCGCGCCTACCACTTGGCGCTCCGCCGCTTGAGCCTCCTCCGGCCCCTGGATCTCTACATCCTGAATCCCTGCGAGGAGCTGTGGGAGGACGTCGTCGATCCCCGGGAGGCCGCGCGGATGGCGCGGGAGGAATCGGAGGATCCCTACGGCCTCCTGGCGGCGGATCACCTCGGACTGCAGCGCTGGGGGCGGCCGGGCCGCGAGAACATCCGCCTGCTCAACGACCTCGTGGACTGCGATTTCGAGGACCACTTCCGGGAGCCGGACGACCCCACCCTCCTGGCGCGCCTCCAGTCGGACCTGCTCCATCGGGCGCCCACGGTTTCCGCGGAGCCTCCGCTGCCTGCGGACGACAGCGTGCGCGTGCAGGCCTGCGCCAGCGAGCGACGGGAAGCGGAGGCGGTGGCGTCCGCGGTGTGGGAGCGGGTCCGGACCGGCGGCGTGCGGTTCTCCGACCTCGCCGTGATCGTCCCGCCGGGACGGAAGGCGGAGTACCTGGACCATCTGAAGGCCGCTTTCGAGGCCTGCCACCGCATCCCCTGGGTGGCCGGCGACGAGGCCACTCTGCGAATGGCGGAGCTGGTGGACGGGGCCGCGAGCCTTCTGCGGCTTCCCCTGTCGGATTTCACGCGGGCCGAGGTCCTGGAGCTGGTGGGCCATCCGGCCCTGGCGGCCCGGCATCCCGGTGCGGCCGGGGACTGGGCGGGCCTCTGCGAGGAGCTCGGCGTCATCCGCGGACTGGAGGCCTGCGGGGCCGCGGAGGCGCCCGGCGACCTGTGGACCTGGTCCATGGCCGCGCGGCGCCTGGCGCTGGGCGCGGTGCTGCCGCCGGGCGAGGTGGATTTGGATGGGCGGATGTCCGATCCCGTCCTCCCGCCCGAGCAGGGCGCCGCCTTCCTGGCGCGGGTGGAAGGGCTGCTGGCCGACGCGCGGCGGCTGCGGGATCAGCGCCTGTCGCCTTCGGCGTGGGCCGCCCAGCTGGCCCTCGTGATGGGAGCCCACATCGGCGATCTCCAGGCCGATGCGGCGTCGGTGGCCCGCATCCAGCGGGGACTGCTGGGGCTGGCCTCTTTGGAAATCGCCGGACTGCCGGTTCCCGTCCTTCCCTACGCCGCGGCGCTGGACCTGGCCCTGGAGGCGCTCGAAGGGCTGAAGGCCGACCGCGCCGCCTTCGGGCAGGGCGTGATGGTGGCCAGCTACGCGCCCATGCGGGCCCTGCCCTTCGACGCCATCTTCCTCATGGGGCTGGGGGAGGGCGTCTTCCCCGGGCAGGACGCGCGCAACCCCCTGGACCTGCGCAGCGGCGGGCGCCGCGCGGGGGATGTCTCCCGGCCCGAGCAGGACCGCTACCTCTTCCTCGAGAGCCTGCTGTGCGCGCGTCGGCACCTGCACCTCTCCTTCGTGCGCCGCGACGTGCTGGACGGTGCTCCGTTGGAACCCTCGCCGCTGCTCGACGATCTGAAGGAACTGGTGACGGCCGCGGCGGGACCGAAGGGCTGGGCGGCGCTGGGACACGCACCGCCCGTGGACCGCCACGATCCCAAAGCTTTCGCGCCAGGCGGTCTCCCCGAGTTCAATCCGGAGGCCCTGCGCGAGGCGCGGGCGGCGGAACGGGGCAAGATCCATCGGCCGGAAGCGCCGCCTGTCACCGCGCCCTTCATTCCGGACCTTGCCTCGCGGCGCCTCACCTTCGGTCAGCTCCGCAAGTGGCTGTGCTGTCCCCTCCAGGGCAGCGCCGCCGTCCGCCTCGACCTGCGGGCCGAGGACGAGGGCGCGGAGGAGGCCGCTGCCCGCGAGGAGACGCCCTTCGAGTCGTCCCTGTTCGACCGCCGCGCGTGGGTGCGGGAGGCGTTCTGGGAAACCCTGGCCGGCGAGGACGCGGATCGCGCCCTGCTGCGGGGGTGGCGCCGCCGCGTCGCCGCGGCGCGGGCGCCGGTGGGGCCCTTCGCCGAGGCGGAGCTCGTCCGCGCCCGGGTTCTCCTGGGCGGATGGCGGGCGCTGTGGGCCGGCGGGCTTCCCCGCGTGCCACGCTTTGGAAGCGGGCCTTCGGGGGGGCTGCCCGCGGAGGACCATCCGCCGTTCCGCTGGGGCCTGGACGGATCGGAAGGGAGCTTCCGGATGGAGCTGGAAGGCGCCCTGCCGCCGCTGGGTGAGGAGGGCTTCCTCTTCCTTTCCGAGTCCGAGCCCCCCAAACCCGGGCGCCCACCCCAGGACGGCGACGCCCGCGCCCTGCTGTCGGCCTGGGTGGGCCAGGCTGCGCTCCGGGCGCAGGGACTTCCGGGCGCGGCCCGGGCGGTGGTCCTGAGCGTCCGCGAAGGCCGGGCGGCGCGGTGGAGCCTGCCGCTCCCGGACTGGACTCCGGAGACGGCGGAAGCGAAGCTGCGCGGGTGGTGCGGGGACCTGCTGGCGGGCGATCCCGGGCCGCTTCCTCTGGAAGCCCTCCTGGCCGGAACGGAGGATTTGGAAGCGTGGATCGGGAAGGCCCTGGAGGAACCGGAACCGCGCTTCTCCAGCCTGTGGGGGCCGATCCCCGCGGCGGCGCTTTCGCCTCCCGCGGCCGACTGGGCGGACCGCGCCGAGCGGCGGCTGGGGGATTTCCTCCGGGCGTGCCGGCAGGCGGGAGGCGACGCGTGA
- a CDS encoding UvrD-helicase domain-containing protein: MSVPFRFARPAVLDRIPAPFAVLEASAGTGKTYTLEHLVADRVLAGIPLERILVVTFTEKAALELRSRIRALWNRLLSEEAPEAPEDAPCWILDGAAGERVKAARAAMERATVATIHGFCQRVLQESALERRSLFDQTQADARQLFDCAWRDLLRGEQEAELRSLLARALGAGWSVEALGHLLWEVHRERAELVPGPDALSRFRRSFPAATPEVRDEIRAAWAAAKVRKDVAERAGTALDAVAALLAAPLEPWEFVREWDALKLTSLRSAMAKAVGEGPAAQLAAWLAEAPPTEESVLANAFLEPVRARLEAIKAAEGLFDFDDMILRVRDALAGPGGEALADRLRERFQVALIDECQDTDAAQWEIFRTLFHREGHELVLVGDPKQAIYGFRGGDLPTYLGARELLAPRGSAVELGENFRSTAPLLAACERIFAHEGFFTGPVGFRPVACGRPDLGLEDAQGASLPPLRVIRVETLDGGTRLWRRVAAGLARELRDLLASGACFGPGGNRQPLSNRHVFVLVGNASEGRLMAEALGAAGLPFAFFKQRGLFGGPEALAWLHLLRAVEAPRDRGRLARALLTPFFGASVADLDALRDLREDHPALQRLRAWGETARRRRFADLVEQVLRESAVAERVLLRNDERTLVNLRHLGELLVRAAAERHGDLALLIRQLSRWRKGLDFPPGENGDEQRLEGRSDAVQILTLHAAKGLEAPVVAVFAPKAGRASALHRFHGPDGARRLHLGRSPEGSDAEARIEAEEAQEQERLMYVALTRAQAQLVVPCFVVDGAKGSGPVHPKGPLRVLNRVLRPLLEAGEDPAFSVVPLAEPQGDAFAEAEERPAAEPASALHPPRLDPEALRAAARPRRATSFTALQRRLEEVRAPEPEDPEPDAPDAAPDGLPRGRTVGTLLHELLEALDPAALPGDFDGWWGDPGVRESVLRRAALAGLGPDAAREAARRAFLGFTTPLPLHEGAAPLAAADRLLRELDFLTGLPGSADFLGGSLDALFEKDGLAYVLDWKSNGLADYGSAALEACVAEHYALQVRIYTLAALRFLDIRDEATYEARFGGVRYVFLRGLPAAGVWTCRPTWTEVGTWERDLAATAAEAFRG, encoded by the coding sequence GTGAGCGTCCCGTTCCGCTTCGCCCGGCCCGCGGTCCTGGATCGCATTCCCGCTCCCTTCGCCGTGCTGGAAGCCAGCGCGGGGACGGGGAAGACCTACACGCTGGAGCACCTCGTGGCGGACCGGGTGCTGGCGGGCATTCCGCTCGAGCGCATCCTGGTCGTCACCTTCACGGAAAAGGCGGCCCTGGAGCTGCGGAGCCGCATCCGCGCCCTGTGGAATCGGCTGCTTTCGGAGGAGGCACCCGAGGCGCCGGAAGATGCGCCCTGCTGGATCCTGGATGGCGCGGCGGGGGAGCGCGTGAAGGCCGCGCGGGCGGCCATGGAGCGGGCCACCGTCGCCACCATCCACGGCTTCTGCCAGCGGGTGCTGCAGGAGAGCGCCCTGGAGCGCCGCAGCCTCTTCGATCAGACCCAGGCCGACGCCCGCCAACTCTTCGACTGCGCGTGGCGGGACCTCCTGCGGGGGGAGCAGGAGGCCGAGCTTCGGAGCCTCCTGGCGCGGGCGCTGGGGGCGGGCTGGAGCGTGGAGGCCCTGGGGCACCTGCTATGGGAGGTCCACCGCGAGCGGGCGGAGTTGGTTCCGGGACCCGACGCGCTCTCCCGATTCCGCCGGAGCTTTCCCGCCGCAACGCCGGAAGTCAGGGACGAGATCCGCGCCGCCTGGGCCGCGGCGAAGGTCCGGAAGGACGTGGCCGAGCGGGCGGGAACGGCGCTGGATGCCGTGGCGGCGCTGCTGGCCGCTCCGCTGGAGCCCTGGGAGTTCGTGCGGGAATGGGATGCCCTCAAGCTCACCAGCCTGCGATCCGCAATGGCCAAGGCGGTTGGAGAAGGACCGGCAGCTCAACTCGCCGCATGGCTGGCGGAGGCACCACCCACGGAGGAATCGGTGCTGGCGAACGCCTTCCTGGAGCCGGTGCGGGCGCGGCTGGAGGCCATCAAGGCGGCGGAGGGGCTGTTCGACTTCGATGACATGATCCTCCGTGTCCGGGACGCGCTGGCGGGCCCCGGCGGCGAGGCCCTCGCGGATCGGCTGCGGGAGCGGTTCCAGGTGGCCCTCATCGACGAGTGCCAGGACACGGACGCCGCCCAGTGGGAGATCTTCCGGACCCTCTTCCACCGCGAGGGCCACGAGCTGGTGCTGGTGGGCGATCCCAAGCAGGCCATCTACGGCTTCCGCGGCGGCGACCTGCCCACCTACCTGGGGGCCCGCGAGCTGCTTGCTCCAAGGGGATCCGCCGTGGAGCTGGGCGAGAACTTCCGTTCCACGGCGCCCCTGCTGGCCGCCTGCGAGCGGATCTTCGCCCATGAAGGGTTCTTCACCGGGCCGGTGGGCTTCCGGCCCGTGGCCTGCGGCCGTCCGGATCTGGGACTGGAGGACGCGCAGGGCGCATCCCTGCCCCCTTTGCGCGTGATCCGCGTGGAGACTCTGGACGGCGGAACGCGCCTGTGGCGCCGGGTGGCCGCGGGGCTGGCCCGCGAACTGCGCGATCTGCTCGCCTCCGGCGCGTGCTTCGGACCCGGAGGAAATCGACAGCCGTTGTCGAACCGGCATGTCTTCGTTCTGGTGGGCAACGCGTCCGAGGGACGGCTGATGGCGGAGGCCCTCGGTGCCGCTGGGCTTCCCTTCGCGTTCTTCAAGCAGCGCGGGCTGTTCGGAGGGCCGGAAGCACTCGCCTGGCTTCACCTGCTCCGCGCGGTGGAGGCTCCCCGCGACCGGGGCCGTCTCGCCCGAGCCCTGCTCACGCCCTTCTTCGGCGCGAGCGTGGCGGACCTGGACGCGCTCCGCGACTTGCGGGAGGACCATCCCGCCCTCCAGCGGCTCCGCGCTTGGGGCGAGACCGCCCGGCGGCGGCGCTTCGCGGACCTGGTGGAGCAGGTGCTGCGGGAGAGCGCCGTGGCGGAGCGCGTGCTGCTGCGCAACGACGAGCGCACCCTCGTGAACCTCCGCCACCTCGGCGAGCTGCTGGTCCGCGCGGCGGCGGAACGCCACGGCGACCTGGCCCTCCTCATCCGCCAGCTCTCGCGGTGGCGGAAGGGGCTGGACTTTCCGCCGGGCGAGAACGGCGACGAGCAGCGGCTGGAAGGCCGCTCCGACGCGGTGCAGATCCTCACGCTCCACGCCGCCAAGGGACTGGAGGCGCCGGTGGTGGCGGTCTTCGCGCCCAAGGCGGGCCGGGCCTCCGCCCTCCATCGGTTCCATGGCCCTGACGGCGCGCGCCGGCTCCACCTGGGTCGTTCGCCCGAGGGCTCGGACGCCGAAGCCCGGATCGAAGCGGAAGAGGCCCAGGAGCAAGAGCGCCTGATGTACGTGGCCCTCACCCGCGCCCAGGCTCAGCTGGTGGTCCCCTGCTTCGTCGTGGACGGCGCGAAGGGGAGCGGCCCCGTCCACCCCAAGGGCCCGTTGCGGGTCCTTAACCGCGTCCTGAGGCCTCTTCTGGAGGCAGGGGAGGATCCGGCGTTTTCCGTGGTGCCGCTCGCCGAGCCCCAGGGCGACGCTTTCGCCGAGGCGGAAGAGCGGCCTGCCGCCGAACCCGCCTCCGCCCTGCATCCGCCCCGCCTCGATCCGGAGGCCCTTCGGGCCGCCGCGCGGCCTCGGCGCGCCACCAGCTTCACCGCGCTCCAGCGGCGGCTGGAGGAGGTCCGCGCCCCGGAGCCGGAGGATCCCGAGCCGGACGCTCCGGACGCGGCGCCCGACGGCCTGCCGCGGGGCCGGACCGTGGGGACCCTGCTCCACGAGCTGCTGGAGGCTCTGGATCCTGCGGCCCTCCCCGGAGACTTCGACGGCTGGTGGGGCGATCCGGGCGTTCGGGAATCCGTCCTCCGCCGCGCGGCGCTGGCGGGACTGGGGCCCGACGCCGCGCGGGAGGCCGCCCGGCGGGCCTTCCTAGGGTTCACCACGCCGCTGCCGCTGCACGAAGGCGCCGCGCCCCTCGCCGCCGCGGACCGCCTGCTGCGGGAGCTGGACTTCCTGACGGGACTGCCGGGCAGCGCGGATTTCCTCGGCGGTAGCCTGGACGCCCTGTTCGAGAAGGACGGCCTGGCCTATGTCCTCGACTGGAAGAGCAACGGGCTGGCGGACTACGGCTCGGCGGCGCTGGAGGCCTGCGTCGCCGAGCACTACGCCCTCCAGGTCCGCATCTACACCCTCGCCGCCCTGCGCTTCCTGGACATCCGCGACGAGGCCACCTACGAGGCCCGGTTCGGCGGGGTGCGCTACGTATTCCTGCGGGGCCTGCCGGCGGCAGGCGTGTGGACCTGCCGGCCCACGTGGACCGAGGTGGGGACATGGGAGCGGGACCTGGCCGCAACGGCGGCGGAGGCGTTCCGTGGCTGA
- a CDS encoding DUF4382 domain-containing protein, whose translation MRPAPRPRSVLASPFGLSALALVLACGGGGGSSAPTVPASGSAAIILTDAPSEQWSAVEVVVTQVALLNKADHTKEVVAFQGATAKLNLVDLDSVGELLASASLPIGTYDAVRITIDPASVNLVKADGTAVPAAQVHVQGASAVVSLSSDLVVTASGSNAVQLDFDLAHPLFLVQLPDGSWVLTLQVKHRPNDGGIAGVAQLVFRHRRGTVASVGASSFVLHTDSGNDLTVNADAGSLFFNADAKAAGSLAGLSAGKSALVSLRMQPDGSLWAVRVWYSAAALPAWTPEGHVYGVDRAAGRLLVSTNAALPRPILIDADTAFTFRSGSALGTGTAALANLWTGFKVQVEVKDPLQAPMHAQSVTVQRAVDGGAIAAAGGTGFTYQHPLAGDRTYAYAPSFSWWYLGLPGAASSSSAAFAAAVTGAGDVRSQGLSDLAWNAGTGAWDAAATVLVPVALPPGTLSTSYSGGQVGFTFTNSASVAQTVTVSFNPTPGLQPAVVEVAKQGSAITVSPVAVDAWAAKLVSPAKARVAVVPKPDGTFAAYSVAVFTGF comes from the coding sequence ATGCGCCCTGCGCCTCGCCCCCGCTCCGTCCTCGCGTCCCCCTTCGGCCTTTCCGCGCTGGCCCTCGTCCTGGCCTGCGGTGGGGGCGGCGGTTCCTCCGCCCCCACCGTCCCCGCGTCGGGTTCCGCGGCGATCATCCTCACGGACGCGCCCTCGGAACAGTGGTCGGCGGTGGAGGTGGTCGTCACCCAGGTGGCCCTGCTCAACAAGGCGGACCACACGAAGGAGGTGGTGGCCTTCCAGGGCGCCACGGCGAAGCTCAATCTCGTGGACCTGGACAGCGTGGGCGAGCTGCTGGCCTCGGCCTCCCTGCCCATCGGCACCTACGACGCGGTGCGGATCACCATCGATCCGGCCAGCGTCAACCTGGTGAAGGCCGACGGCACCGCCGTGCCCGCCGCCCAGGTCCACGTCCAGGGCGCCAGCGCGGTGGTGAGCCTGAGCTCCGACCTGGTGGTCACCGCCTCGGGAAGCAATGCCGTCCAGCTGGACTTCGATCTGGCCCACCCGCTGTTCCTGGTGCAGCTCCCCGACGGGAGCTGGGTCCTCACCCTCCAGGTGAAGCACCGTCCCAACGACGGGGGGATAGCGGGCGTGGCTCAGCTGGTGTTCCGCCACCGCCGCGGGACGGTCGCCTCCGTGGGCGCGTCGAGCTTCGTGCTGCATACGGACAGCGGCAACGACCTCACGGTGAACGCCGACGCTGGGAGCTTGTTCTTCAACGCGGACGCGAAGGCCGCGGGCAGCCTGGCGGGCCTGTCCGCCGGGAAATCCGCGCTGGTGTCCCTGCGGATGCAGCCCGACGGCAGCCTGTGGGCCGTGCGGGTGTGGTACAGCGCCGCCGCGCTTCCCGCCTGGACGCCCGAAGGGCACGTCTACGGCGTGGACCGCGCCGCCGGCCGCCTGCTGGTGAGCACCAACGCGGCCCTGCCGCGGCCCATCCTGATCGATGCCGACACCGCCTTCACCTTCCGGAGCGGCTCGGCGCTCGGTACGGGGACCGCCGCCCTGGCGAACCTGTGGACCGGCTTCAAGGTCCAGGTGGAGGTGAAGGATCCGCTCCAGGCGCCCATGCACGCCCAGTCCGTGACCGTCCAGCGGGCAGTGGACGGCGGGGCGATTGCGGCGGCGGGCGGGACGGGCTTCACCTACCAGCACCCCCTGGCAGGGGACCGGACCTACGCCTATGCGCCCTCTTTCAGCTGGTGGTACCTCGGTCTTCCCGGCGCGGCGTCCTCCAGCTCCGCCGCTTTCGCCGCGGCGGTGACGGGGGCCGGGGACGTGCGCTCCCAGGGGCTCAGCGACCTGGCGTGGAACGCCGGCACCGGGGCCTGGGATGCCGCCGCCACCGTCCTGGTGCCTGTGGCGCTTCCGCCGGGGACGCTCAGCACGTCCTACAGTGGCGGGCAGGTGGGCTTCACCTTCACCAATTCCGCCTCCGTCGCGCAGACCGTCACCGTCAGCTTCAACCCCACGCCCGGCCTCCAGCCTGCTGTGGTGGAAGTGGCCAAGCAGGGGAGCGCGATCACCGTCTCGCCCGTGGCCGTCGACGCCTGGGCCGCCAAGCTGGTGAGCCCGGCCAAGGCCCGCGTGGCCGTCGTCCCCAAGCCCGACGGCACCTTCGCCGCCTACAGCGTGGCCGTGTTCACCGGGTTCTGA